A genomic window from Leptolyngbya sp. BL0902 includes:
- a CDS encoding NAD(P)H-quinone oxidoreductase subunit F, with amino-acid sequence MTLILTPLLAETSWLIPLYPLMGALLTIPWSPAMIRRTGPRPAGYINIVMTALALTHSLLAFVAFWGKSSPQFFFAPWLNVAGLDLTIPLEADAITLGACVLITTLNLLAQIYAVGYLEMDWGWGRFFAMMALFEAGLCALVLCNSLLFSYMLLEILTLGTYLLVGFWYNQSLVVTGARDAFLTKRVGDLVLLMGVLAIYPLAHTWDFRELAAWAQTATGIEPGLLTLIGIGLIAGPMSKCAQFPLHLWLDEAMEGPLPSTILRNAVVVTTGVWILVKLEPVIALSSTASAFAIAVGTVTAIGATLISAAQVDIKRVLSYLSSAYMGLMFIAVGAHLPNAALLLALIYALGMATLVMGSGSIILSVITQDLTQMGGLWGRRPVTAMSMLAGAAGLVALPPLGGFWAMLSLVSGLWAEQRGLLVAIVLMVNWLVAFSLARMLGLIFAGNTQQMTIRAPEPIWLMVIPMTLVAGFTLHLPLVMAQFNLLPNWAEVSQDMALLLTWSSILGAAVGTLLYVNRVLESPAKLVKKPLQNLLAYDFYTPKIYRNTFVLGVDLLSRATDWLDRYVVDGLVNAIGLASLFGGETLKYGNSGRLQFYVLTIAVGVAVIGVLLGWSSLTALF; translated from the coding sequence ATGACCCTCATCCTCACACCGCTCTTGGCCGAAACGAGCTGGCTTATCCCGCTCTATCCCCTGATGGGGGCGCTATTGACCATCCCCTGGTCGCCCGCCATGATTCGCCGCACCGGGCCACGTCCGGCGGGCTATATCAATATTGTGATGACGGCCCTAGCGTTAACCCACAGTCTGCTGGCGTTTGTGGCCTTTTGGGGCAAGTCGTCGCCCCAGTTTTTCTTTGCCCCCTGGCTGAATGTGGCGGGGCTGGATCTAACCATTCCCTTAGAGGCGGACGCCATTACCCTGGGGGCCTGTGTATTGATTACCACCCTCAACCTGCTGGCCCAAATCTACGCGGTGGGCTATTTAGAAATGGACTGGGGCTGGGGACGGTTCTTCGCCATGATGGCCCTATTCGAGGCGGGGCTGTGTGCCCTGGTGCTGTGTAACTCCCTGCTGTTTTCCTACATGCTGCTGGAGATTCTCACCCTCGGTACCTACCTGCTAGTGGGCTTTTGGTACAACCAATCCCTAGTGGTGACGGGGGCGCGGGATGCCTTTTTGACCAAGCGCGTGGGCGATCTGGTGCTGCTGATGGGGGTGTTGGCCATCTATCCCCTGGCCCATACCTGGGACTTTCGGGAACTGGCGGCCTGGGCACAAACGGCGACCGGGATTGAACCGGGGCTGCTGACGCTGATCGGCATTGGCCTGATTGCTGGCCCCATGAGTAAATGCGCCCAATTCCCCCTGCACCTGTGGCTGGATGAGGCCATGGAAGGCCCCCTGCCCAGCACGATTCTGCGGAATGCGGTCGTTGTCACAACCGGGGTGTGGATTCTGGTGAAGCTGGAACCCGTGATTGCCCTGTCCTCCACCGCCAGCGCCTTTGCCATCGCAGTGGGCACCGTAACGGCCATTGGGGCCACGCTAATTTCCGCCGCCCAGGTGGATATTAAGCGGGTGCTGTCCTACCTCAGCAGTGCCTACATGGGCCTGATGTTCATTGCGGTGGGTGCCCACCTGCCCAACGCGGCCCTGCTGCTGGCCCTGATCTACGCCCTCGGCATGGCGACCCTGGTGATGGGGTCGGGGTCGATTATCCTCAGCGTCATCACCCAGGATTTGACCCAGATGGGCGGCCTGTGGGGGCGGCGTCCGGTGACGGCGATGTCGATGCTGGCGGGGGCGGCTGGCTTGGTGGCACTGCCTCCCTTGGGTGGATTCTGGGCGATGTTGTCCCTGGTGTCGGGCCTGTGGGCGGAACAACGGGGTCTGCTGGTGGCGATTGTGCTGATGGTGAACTGGCTGGTGGCCTTCAGTCTCGCCCGAATGCTGGGCCTCATCTTTGCAGGCAACACCCAACAGATGACCATCCGCGCCCCGGAACCCATCTGGCTGATGGTGATCCCCATGACCCTGGTGGCGGGCTTTACCCTGCATTTGCCCCTGGTGATGGCGCAGTTTAACCTGTTGCCCAACTGGGCCGAGGTCAGCCAAGATATGGCGCTGTTGCTCACCTGGTCGAGCATTCTGGGCGCGGCAGTGGGCACATTGCTCTACGTCAACCGGGTGCTGGAAAGCCCCGCCAAGCTGGTGAAAAAACCCCTGCAAAACCTGCTGGCCTACGATTTCTATACCCCCAAGATTTACCGCAACACCTTTGTGCTGGGGGTTGATCTACTCTCGCGGGCCACGGACTGGCTAGATCGCTACGTGGTGGATGGCCTCGTCAACGCCATTGGTCTAGCCTCTCTCTTTGGTGGCGAAACCCTGAAATACGGCAACAGCGGACGGCTTCAGTTCTATGTGCTCACCATTGCCGTGGGTGTGGCGGTCATCGGCGTGCTGCTGGGCTGGTCATCGTTGACGGCGCTGTTTTAG
- a CDS encoding NADH-quinone oxidoreductase subunit M — protein MLLTPLLLIPLIGAVAIGCWPGLSSQRSRQGALVVSGAALLWTLWLFTQFDLSFGGFQFHEFLPWLPFLGLNYELSLDGLSLLMVALNSLITWIAIWSSSPQIERPRLFYSLLLLVSSGVAGAFLADNLLLFFLLYEIELVPLYLLIAIWGGGQKSYAATKFLLYTALSGALMLAGFLGVVWLSGAEDFTYQAVMGHGLPMSWQIILLSLLLVAFGIKIPLVPFHTWLPDTYVSASTPVAMMLGGVLAKLGTYGLFRFGLGLFPDAWAELSPYLAVWAAVSLMYGAVTAIAQKDIKRMVAYSSIGHMGYVLLGGAAMTDLALTGAVSQMVSHGLILAILFHLVGVIETKVGTRELDVLNGLMNPVRGLPMVSALLVLGGMASAGIPGLVGFVTEFLVFQGSYAVYPIQTLLGVVGTGLTAVYFVILLNRTCFGKLDNAIAYFPKVTFSEKLPAYVLAGLILFLGIQPNWLVKWGEPTATAMVANLPMVLTEVVADEVIEQLPIDLTPADTATAEAIPFPVATIPTTLP, from the coding sequence ATGTTGCTCACTCCTCTTCTGCTCATTCCGTTAATTGGTGCGGTGGCCATTGGCTGCTGGCCGGGGCTGTCTAGCCAGCGGTCGCGCCAGGGGGCCTTGGTGGTGTCGGGGGCGGCGCTGCTGTGGACGCTGTGGCTGTTTACGCAGTTTGATCTGTCCTTTGGCGGCTTTCAGTTCCACGAATTTTTGCCCTGGTTGCCCTTCCTGGGGTTGAACTACGAACTCAGCCTCGATGGTCTGTCGTTGTTGATGGTGGCCCTCAACAGCCTGATCACCTGGATTGCCATCTGGAGCAGTTCGCCCCAAATCGAGCGGCCTCGGTTGTTCTATAGTCTGCTGCTGCTGGTGAGTAGCGGGGTGGCGGGGGCGTTTTTGGCGGATAACCTGCTGCTGTTCTTCCTGCTCTACGAAATTGAACTGGTGCCCCTGTACCTGCTGATTGCCATCTGGGGCGGGGGCCAAAAAAGCTACGCCGCCACCAAGTTTCTGCTCTATACGGCCCTCTCTGGGGCGCTGATGCTGGCGGGATTCCTGGGCGTGGTGTGGCTCAGCGGTGCCGAAGATTTCACCTACCAGGCGGTGATGGGCCATGGCCTACCGATGTCTTGGCAGATTATCCTGCTGAGCCTGCTGCTGGTGGCCTTTGGCATCAAAATTCCCCTGGTGCCCTTCCACACCTGGTTGCCCGATACCTACGTTTCCGCCAGTACCCCGGTGGCGATGATGCTGGGGGGCGTGTTGGCCAAGCTGGGCACCTACGGCCTGTTTCGCTTCGGCCTGGGGCTGTTCCCTGATGCTTGGGCGGAACTGTCTCCCTACCTGGCGGTGTGGGCAGCAGTGAGCCTGATGTATGGTGCCGTGACGGCCATCGCCCAAAAGGACATCAAGCGCATGGTGGCCTATAGCTCCATCGGCCACATGGGCTACGTGCTGCTGGGCGGTGCCGCCATGACGGACTTGGCCCTCACCGGAGCCGTTAGCCAAATGGTCTCCCACGGGTTGATTTTGGCCATCCTCTTCCACCTGGTCGGGGTGATTGAAACCAAAGTCGGCACCCGTGAGCTGGATGTTCTCAACGGCCTGATGAACCCCGTGCGTGGTCTGCCGATGGTTAGTGCCCTGCTCGTCCTCGGTGGCATGGCCAGCGCTGGAATCCCCGGCCTGGTGGGCTTTGTGACGGAATTTCTAGTTTTCCAGGGCAGCTATGCGGTCTACCCCATCCAAACCCTGCTGGGGGTGGTGGGCACAGGCCTAACGGCGGTGTACTTCGTGATTTTGCTGAACCGCACCTGCTTCGGCAAGCTCGATAACGCCATCGCCTACTTCCCCAAAGTCACTTTCTCCGAGAAACTACCCGCCTACGTCCTGGCTGGGTTGATCCTCTTCCTCGGCATCCAACCCAACTGGCTGGTGAAATGGGGCGAACCCACCGCCACCGCCATGGTCGCCAACCTACCGATGGTGCTAACCGAAGTCGTTGCCGACGAGGTGATCGAACAACTACCGATAGATCTAACCCCAGCGGATACGGCTACCGCCGAGGCCATTCCCTTCCCCGTCGCTACCATCCCCACTACCCTCCCGTAG